From one Catenuloplanes nepalensis genomic stretch:
- a CDS encoding DUF5679 domain-containing protein: MATKTQSYNGYCVKCKEKRDFEGSVEVSKTGMNMAKGKCPVCGTTMNRILGKANKA, translated from the coding sequence GTGGCCACCAAGACCCAGTCGTATAACGGGTACTGCGTGAAGTGCAAGGAGAAGCGCGACTTCGAGGGCTCCGTGGAGGTGTCCAAGACGGGGATGAACATGGCCAAGGGCAAGTGCCCGGTCTGCGGTACGACGATGAACCGCATCCTCGGCAAGGCCAACAAGGCCTGA
- a CDS encoding ABC1 kinase family protein yields the protein MTDIPRRAAARTAKLASLPLGFAGRTVLGLGKRVTGMASDVISAEIQQRTAEQLFSVLGQLKGGAMKFGQALSVFEAALPDELAGPYRQALTKLQEAAPPLPAASVHKVLAAELGEDWRTHFAEFDDVPAAAASIGQVHRAVWRSPPPGRGRKRVPDRTVAVKIQYPGAGDALLSDLKQLSRLAGMFRAIQPGIDVKPLIAELRERITEELDYELEAETQRAFHRGYAGDPGIYVPEVFRATPHLLVTEWIDGTPLSTVIAEGTQEERDEAGRLMAVLHFSAPRRCGLLHADPHPGNFRILPDGRLGVIDFGAVARLPDGLPEPVGRLLALALAHDADGVLAGLVEEGFVKPDDDHLDAPGLLDFLLPMLAPVVEEEFQFTRAWLRGEALRLGSPKSPAYQLSRHLNLPPSYLLLHRVTMGSIGVLSQLEARARYREIVSEWLPGFSTP from the coding sequence GTGACCGATATCCCCCGACGGGCGGCCGCCCGCACTGCCAAGCTCGCCAGCCTTCCGCTCGGCTTCGCCGGCCGGACGGTGCTGGGGCTGGGGAAGCGCGTCACCGGCATGGCCTCCGACGTCATCTCCGCCGAGATCCAGCAGCGCACCGCCGAGCAGCTGTTCAGCGTGCTCGGGCAGCTCAAGGGCGGTGCGATGAAGTTCGGGCAAGCGCTGTCGGTGTTCGAGGCCGCGCTGCCGGACGAGCTCGCCGGGCCGTACCGGCAGGCGCTGACCAAGCTGCAGGAGGCCGCTCCCCCGCTGCCGGCCGCCAGCGTGCACAAGGTGCTCGCGGCCGAGCTGGGCGAGGACTGGCGGACCCACTTCGCCGAGTTCGACGACGTGCCGGCCGCCGCGGCCAGCATCGGGCAGGTGCACCGCGCGGTGTGGCGTTCGCCACCTCCGGGCCGGGGCCGCAAGCGGGTGCCGGACCGCACGGTCGCCGTGAAGATCCAATATCCGGGCGCCGGCGACGCGCTGCTCTCCGACCTGAAGCAGCTGTCCCGGCTGGCCGGGATGTTCCGGGCGATCCAGCCCGGCATCGACGTGAAGCCGCTGATCGCCGAGCTGCGCGAGCGGATCACCGAGGAGCTGGACTACGAACTGGAGGCGGAGACCCAAAGAGCCTTCCACCGGGGGTACGCGGGGGATCCCGGCATCTACGTCCCCGAGGTCTTTCGGGCCACGCCGCACCTGCTGGTCACCGAGTGGATCGACGGCACCCCGCTGTCCACGGTCATCGCCGAGGGCACGCAGGAGGAGCGCGACGAGGCCGGCCGGCTGATGGCCGTGCTGCATTTCTCCGCGCCGCGGCGCTGCGGGCTGCTGCACGCCGACCCGCACCCGGGCAACTTCCGGATCCTGCCGGACGGCCGGCTCGGCGTGATCGACTTCGGCGCGGTGGCCCGGCTCCCCGACGGCCTGCCCGAGCCGGTCGGCCGGCTGCTCGCGCTCGCACTCGCGCACGACGCGGACGGCGTGCTGGCCGGGCTGGTCGAGGAGGGTTTCGTCAAGCCGGACGACGACCACCTGGACGCGCCCGGGCTGCTCGACTTCCTGCTGCCCATGCTGGCGCCGGTGGTCGAGGAGGAGTTCCAGTTCACCCGTGCCTGGCTGCGCGGGGAGGCGCTCCGGCTGGGCAGCCCCAAGAGCCCGGCGTACCAGCTCAGCCGGCACCTCAACCTGCCACCGTCGTACCTGCTGCTGCACCGGGTGACGATGGGCTCGATCGGCGTGCTGTCCCAGCTGGAGGCGCGGGCGCGCTACCGGGAGATCGTCTCCGAGTGGCTGCCGGGCTTCTCCACGCCCTGA
- a CDS encoding WhiB family transcriptional regulator gives MSLALAVLDTNVELEANLPCRKFDPDLWFSDVPAELELAKSLCGDCPLRAACLSGAVDRAEPWGVWGGEIFERGAVVPRKRPRGRPRKEDAARDAELRTEVEARMAASELAETRSNVRLAA, from the coding sequence ATGAGTCTGGCCCTTGCCGTGCTCGACACGAACGTCGAGCTGGAGGCAAACCTGCCCTGCCGGAAGTTCGACCCCGACCTGTGGTTCTCGGACGTTCCCGCCGAACTCGAGCTGGCGAAGTCGCTCTGCGGCGACTGCCCGCTCCGGGCCGCGTGCCTGAGCGGCGCGGTGGACCGTGCGGAGCCGTGGGGCGTCTGGGGTGGCGAGATCTTCGAGCGCGGCGCGGTCGTTCCGCGCAAGCGGCCCCGTGGCCGTCCGCGCAAGGAGGACGCCGCGCGCGACGCCGAGCTGCGCACCGAGGTCGAGGCGCGGATGGCGGCCAGCGAGCTGGCCGAGACCCGCAGCAACGTCCGGCTGGCGGCCTGA